In one Actinomycetota bacterium genomic region, the following are encoded:
- a CDS encoding radical SAM protein: MPDVTAFRDYMIKKTINGLIFVLPNVPDDKLLSFAEKFVREIRWPDGQEFVRNLILQVKRRLPELHRNVRRGAINFLTDALFYKARVREEFERREGFSPPLLLVISPTMRCNLRCVGCYAGMYSKKDDLPEEVLDRVIREAKEMGIYFIVISGGEPFFYGPLLDIFRRHNDVTFQVYTNGTLIDRNLAQEIAELGNVIPCISVEGYREETDQRRGEGVYAKVLRAMDNLREARALYGFSATVTRFNSDLLTSEEFVDFYMEEKGCFLGWYFQYMPIGTRPSLDLMTTPEQRIQRWERINRMRRERRALISDFWCDGPLVGGCMAGGHNYLHINQNGDVEPCVFAHFAVDNIKEKPLAEALNSDFFRAIRSRRPYHPNLLRPCMIIDHPYVLRECVALSGARPTHPEAEGILTELAPDLDRYSEEYGRLADEVWMEHYQQPHQRAEGGATA; this comes from the coding sequence ATGCCTGACGTTACCGCCTTCCGGGACTACATGATCAAGAAGACCATCAACGGCTTAATCTTCGTTCTTCCCAACGTGCCGGACGACAAGCTGCTCTCCTTCGCCGAGAAGTTCGTCCGGGAGATCCGGTGGCCGGACGGCCAGGAATTCGTCAGGAACCTCATCCTGCAGGTGAAGAGAAGGCTGCCCGAGCTGCACCGGAACGTGCGCCGGGGAGCCATCAATTTCCTCACCGACGCCCTCTTCTACAAGGCCAGGGTGAGGGAGGAGTTCGAGCGCCGGGAGGGATTCAGCCCTCCCCTGCTCCTGGTCATCAGCCCCACCATGCGCTGCAACCTGAGGTGCGTGGGTTGCTACGCCGGCATGTACTCCAAGAAGGACGACCTCCCGGAGGAGGTCCTGGACCGGGTGATCCGCGAGGCCAAGGAGATGGGCATCTACTTTATAGTCATCTCCGGGGGGGAGCCCTTCTTCTACGGACCGCTCCTGGATATCTTCCGTAGGCACAACGATGTCACCTTCCAGGTGTATACCAACGGCACCCTGATCGACCGGAACCTGGCCCAGGAGATCGCCGAGCTGGGGAACGTCATCCCCTGCATCTCCGTGGAGGGGTACCGGGAGGAGACGGATCAGCGCCGGGGCGAGGGGGTGTACGCCAAGGTGCTCCGGGCCATGGACAACCTCCGCGAGGCGCGGGCGCTCTACGGCTTTTCGGCCACCGTCACCCGCTTCAACTCCGACCTCCTCACCAGCGAGGAATTCGTCGATTTCTACATGGAGGAGAAGGGGTGCTTCCTCGGCTGGTACTTCCAGTATATGCCCATTGGGACCCGCCCCTCGCTGGACCTCATGACCACCCCCGAGCAGCGTATCCAGCGCTGGGAGCGTATCAACCGTATGAGAAGGGAGAGGAGGGCCCTCATCTCCGACTTCTGGTGCGACGGCCCCCTGGTGGGAGGATGCATGGCCGGGGGACACAACTATCTGCACATCAACCAGAACGGGGACGTGGAGCCCTGCGTCTTCGCTCACTTCGCGGTGGACAACATCAAGGAGAAGCCCCTGGCCGAGGCCCTCAACTCCGATTTCTTCCGGGCCATCCGCAGCCGTCGTCCCTACCATCCCAACCTGCTGCGCCCCTGCATGATCATCGACCATCCCTACGTCCTGCGGGAGTGCGTGGCCCTGAGCGGCGCCCGTCCCACCCACCCCGAGGCGGAGGGCATCCTCACCGAGCTGGCCCCCGACCTCGATCGCTACAGCGAGGAGTACGGGCGTCTCGCGGACGAGGTGTGGATGGAGCATTACCAGCAGCCTCACCAGCGGGCGGAAGGGGGAGCCACGGCCTGA
- the xerD gene encoding site-specific tyrosine recombinase XerD, translating into MEDGVEEAVTGGGGTAWPALLREFLVYMRAERGLSERTVEAYRRDIGRFVEFAVRRGVSSPGEVRREQVTAFLEEMEEIGLSPRSLARLTASLRAFQRFLVEEGGGELLPLGDLPYPRHAMKLPAVLSQEEVKTLLEQPMPGDALGLRDRALMETLYGTGIRISELVSLDLEDLDLEEGEMRVLGKGSRERVVPVGGRAAEALVSYLAHGRPRLSRNPSQRALFLNSRGGRITRQGAWGVVRKYASRVGLGDRMTPHTLRHSYATHLLENGVDLRYIQELLGHASVSTTQIYTHVSRKRLKEVYLKSHPHAGGLPGRPEGS; encoded by the coding sequence TTGGAAGACGGCGTGGAAGAAGCGGTTACCGGCGGCGGGGGCACCGCTTGGCCTGCGTTGCTGCGGGAGTTCCTGGTCTACATGCGGGCGGAGAGGGGGCTCTCGGAGCGTACCGTGGAGGCGTACCGAAGGGACATCGGGCGCTTCGTGGAATTCGCCGTGCGGCGCGGCGTTTCCTCGCCCGGGGAGGTGAGGAGGGAACAGGTCACCGCCTTCCTCGAGGAGATGGAGGAGATCGGACTTTCCCCGCGCTCGCTGGCCCGCCTTACGGCCTCTTTGCGCGCCTTTCAGCGCTTCCTGGTCGAGGAGGGCGGAGGAGAGCTTCTCCCCCTTGGCGACCTGCCCTATCCCCGGCACGCGATGAAGTTGCCCGCGGTCCTCAGCCAGGAGGAGGTGAAAACCCTCCTCGAGCAGCCCATGCCCGGAGACGCCCTGGGCCTGAGGGACCGGGCGCTCATGGAGACCCTCTACGGCACGGGGATACGCATCTCTGAGCTGGTCTCCCTGGACCTGGAGGACCTGGACCTGGAGGAGGGGGAGATGCGGGTGCTGGGCAAGGGGTCGCGGGAGAGGGTGGTGCCGGTGGGCGGCAGGGCCGCCGAAGCGCTGGTCTCCTACCTGGCGCACGGCAGGCCCAGGCTGTCCCGGAACCCCTCCCAAAGGGCGCTGTTCCTAAACTCGAGGGGAGGCCGGATCACCCGCCAGGGGGCCTGGGGAGTGGTGCGCAAGTACGCAAGCAGGGTGGGCCTGGGGGACAGGATGACGCCCCATACCCTGCGCCACAGCTACGCCACCCACCTGCTGGAGAACGGGGTGGACCTGCGCTACATCCAGGAGCTGCTGGGGCATGCCAGCGTGAGCACTACCCAGATCTACACCCACGTGAGCCGGAAGCGGTTGAAGGAGGTGTATCTGAAGTCCCACCCTCACGCCGGGGGGCTTCCGGGCCGACCGGAAGGTTCCTGA
- the ald gene encoding alanine dehydrogenase, producing the protein MIIGVPREVVDQEYRVALTPQGAHELVHEGHKVLVERGAGEGSSISDREYREAGALVVAGPEEVYGESELVLKVKEPQESEYPFLRKNQVLFGFLHLAANRGLTEELLKRRVVGVAYETVQRDDGSLPLLAPMSEVAGRMAPQVGAHYLEKMNGGRGLLLGGATGVPPANVVILGAGIVGSHAAILATGMDAHVIVLDKSVTKLRYLEHILHGRITTLISNKMNVRQAVRDADLVIGAVLVPGARCPVLVGEEVVRDMRPGSVVVDVSIDQGGCVMTSRPTTHSDPVYETHGVLHYCVGNIPGAVPHTSTFALTNVTLPYVQMMAGLGLAEAVRRDRSLARGVNTIEGRITNRPVAEAHGLDYEPLEYILPLEFPEADYRGYLSTG; encoded by the coding sequence ATGATCATAGGTGTGCCCCGTGAGGTCGTGGATCAGGAGTACCGGGTGGCCCTCACCCCCCAGGGCGCCCACGAGCTGGTGCACGAGGGCCACAAGGTACTGGTGGAGAGGGGAGCCGGTGAGGGCTCCAGCATCTCCGATCGGGAATACCGTGAGGCGGGCGCCTTGGTGGTGGCGGGCCCGGAGGAGGTATACGGGGAATCTGAGCTGGTTCTCAAGGTCAAGGAGCCCCAGGAAAGCGAATACCCCTTCCTCAGGAAAAACCAGGTGCTCTTCGGCTTTCTGCACCTGGCGGCCAACCGCGGGCTGACCGAGGAACTCCTGAAGAGGCGGGTCGTCGGGGTGGCCTACGAGACGGTCCAGAGGGACGACGGGTCCCTCCCCCTGCTGGCCCCCATGAGCGAGGTCGCCGGGCGCATGGCTCCCCAGGTGGGGGCGCATTACCTGGAGAAGATGAACGGGGGAAGGGGCCTGCTCCTGGGGGGAGCCACCGGCGTTCCACCGGCCAACGTGGTCATCCTGGGGGCAGGCATCGTGGGCTCCCACGCCGCCATACTGGCCACCGGCATGGACGCCCACGTCATCGTCCTGGACAAGAGCGTGACCAAGCTGCGTTACCTGGAGCACATCCTGCACGGCCGTATAACCACCCTCATCTCCAACAAGATGAACGTCCGCCAGGCGGTCAGGGACGCGGATCTGGTGATAGGCGCGGTCCTGGTACCGGGCGCCCGCTGTCCCGTGCTGGTGGGGGAGGAGGTGGTGAGGGACATGCGCCCTGGTTCCGTGGTGGTGGACGTATCCATAGACCAGGGGGGCTGCGTGATGACCTCCCGCCCCACCACCCATTCCGACCCCGTTTACGAGACGCACGGCGTGCTCCATTACTGCGTGGGAAATATCCCGGGTGCGGTGCCCCACACCTCCACCTTCGCCCTCACCAACGTCACCCTCCCCTACGTGCAGATGATGGCCGGGTTGGGCCTAGCGGAGGCCGTGCGGAGGGACAGAAGCTTGGCCCGGGGCGTGAACACCATCGAGGGGAGGATAACCAATCGGCCCGTGGCCGAGGCTCACGGCCTGGATTACGAACCCCTGGAGTACATACTGCCCCTTGAATTCCCCGAGGCCGACTACCGGGGTTACCTCTCAACGGGCTGA
- a CDS encoding NUDIX hydrolase, producing the protein MEGHGHRLLERRTVFEGKVVRLYVDRVRLPDGREAEREVVLHWGAVGMVPVDAEGRVILVRQYRHAPGEMLLEIPAGKLSPGEEPLRCAERELLEEVGCRAGEWVKLASFYTSPGFSDEMLHLYMALDLQEGEASPEEDEFLEVVRMPLDQALGLVEKGEVKDSKTVAGLALAALRLEGRYT; encoded by the coding sequence ATGGAGGGACACGGACACAGGCTCCTGGAAAGGCGCACCGTCTTCGAGGGGAAAGTGGTGCGCCTCTACGTGGACAGGGTACGCCTGCCCGACGGCCGGGAGGCGGAGAGGGAGGTAGTCCTCCACTGGGGAGCGGTGGGCATGGTCCCCGTGGACGCGGAGGGCAGGGTCATCCTGGTCCGCCAGTACCGGCACGCTCCCGGGGAGATGCTCCTGGAGATACCGGCGGGAAAACTGTCGCCCGGCGAGGAACCCCTGCGCTGCGCGGAGCGGGAGCTCCTCGAGGAGGTAGGATGCCGGGCCGGCGAGTGGGTGAAGCTGGCCTCCTTCTACACCTCGCCCGGTTTTTCCGACGAGATGCTCCACCTCTACATGGCCCTCGATCTCCAGGAAGGGGAGGCGTCCCCGGAGGAGGATGAGTTCCTCGAGGTGGTGCGCATGCCCCTGGACCAGGCCCTGGGACTGGTGGAGAAAGGGGAGGTTAAGGATTCCAAGACGGTGGCGGGGCTGGCCCTGGCCGCACTCCGCCTGGAGGGCAGGTACACGTGA
- a CDS encoding M20/M25/M40 family metallo-hydrolase gives MEDRLLETFLELVKIDSETFHEGRVVDFVVRKSRDYGFEAYVDNAGKAVGGEAGNVYVYVPADGVVAPPLLFCSHLDTVSPGRGVEPMVQGKRIISAGKTVLGADCKAGVAVMLELIRLAGEGGFPHGPLEFLFTIAEEKQLQGVRNLEWDRIRSRHAFVLDGSGGVGGIINASPTQDNLEFVFTGRAAHAGVEPEKGINAIYGACWAVSLMRLGRIDSETTANVGIIRGGRAVNIVPERAVVEGEVRSLDHEKLEEQRRSMIRAAMEAEAAVGVGVEVRTERAYEGFRIDPRDPLVLLAEEAGKAMGMRMEVRSSGGGSDANFLNAAGIKSLVLTMGSREAHTTHEYLEIEDLHRLERLCREIAGAAGRLRGK, from the coding sequence ATGGAAGATCGGCTCCTGGAGACCTTCCTTGAATTGGTAAAAATTGACAGCGAGACCTTCCACGAGGGCCGGGTGGTGGACTTCGTCGTACGGAAGTCCCGGGACTACGGTTTTGAGGCTTACGTGGACAATGCGGGAAAGGCGGTGGGCGGGGAGGCGGGCAACGTTTACGTGTACGTCCCCGCCGACGGCGTGGTGGCGCCTCCGCTGCTCTTCTGCTCCCACCTGGACACGGTGAGCCCGGGCCGGGGCGTGGAGCCCATGGTGCAGGGGAAAAGGATCATATCCGCCGGGAAGACCGTGCTGGGAGCCGATTGCAAGGCGGGTGTGGCGGTGATGCTGGAGCTTATCCGCCTGGCCGGGGAGGGGGGGTTTCCCCACGGGCCGCTGGAATTCCTCTTCACCATCGCTGAGGAGAAGCAGCTCCAGGGCGTACGCAACCTGGAATGGGACCGCATCCGTTCGCGCCACGCCTTCGTCCTGGATGGTTCGGGCGGGGTGGGGGGGATCATAAACGCCTCCCCCACCCAGGACAACCTGGAGTTTGTCTTCACTGGCCGGGCGGCGCACGCTGGAGTGGAACCGGAAAAGGGCATCAACGCCATTTACGGGGCTTGCTGGGCGGTGAGCCTCATGCGCTTGGGGCGCATCGACTCCGAGACCACCGCCAACGTGGGGATAATACGCGGTGGCCGGGCGGTGAACATCGTTCCCGAGCGCGCCGTGGTGGAGGGAGAAGTACGCTCCCTGGACCACGAGAAGTTGGAGGAACAGAGGAGAAGCATGATACGCGCCGCCATGGAGGCGGAAGCGGCAGTGGGAGTGGGGGTGGAGGTGAGGACCGAGCGAGCTTACGAGGGGTTCCGCATTGATCCCCGCGACCCCTTGGTTCTCCTGGCCGAGGAGGCCGGGAAGGCCATGGGCATGAGGATGGAAGTTCGTTCCTCGGGAGGGGGGAGCGACGCCAACTTCCTGAACGCGGCGGGAATAAAATCCCTGGTGCTCACCATGGGCTCCCGTGAGGCCCACACCACCCACGAGTACCTGGAGATAGAGGACCTGCACCGCTTGGAACGGCTGTGCCGGGAGATAGCCGGGGCGGCGGGAAGACTGAGGGGAAAGTGA
- a CDS encoding CTP synthase — protein sequence MPVKYIFVTGGVSSSLGKGITAASLGRLLKARGLRVTMQKMDPYINVDPGTMNPFQHGEVFVTDDGTETDLDLGHYERFVDEHLGRENNVTTGSVYWSIITRERKGEFLGGTVQVIPHITNEIKERILRLTRSTEVDVVITEIGGTVGDIESLPFLEAIRQFKKDVGPENVMYVHVSLVPYLETTREMKTKPTQHSVKELRSIGIQPDVIVCRSKEPIGMDLKDKISLLCDIDIEAVISAPTADCIYEVPLILHAEGLGDYVARHLGLEGHEEDLSEWEEMVRRIKAADRDVTIGIVGKYVDLPDAYLSIIESLKHGGFAHSARVNIVWVASDDVTRENAESVLSGLDGILVPGGFGVRGVDGKVEAIRYARENNVPFLGICLGLQCAVIEAARNLCGLEKANSSEFDPATPDPVIDLLPSQRDVDEMGGTMRLGLYPCKLSEDSLAYSCYGEEVIYERHRHRYEVNNHYRTALQEAGIVFSGVSPDGRLVEIIERRDHPWFLACQFHPEFKSRPNRPHPLFREFVGAALRRRMGQAEAPDLRVAG from the coding sequence ATGCCGGTGAAATACATCTTCGTGACCGGCGGGGTCTCCTCTTCCCTGGGGAAGGGGATAACCGCGGCCTCCCTGGGCCGCCTGCTCAAGGCGCGCGGCCTCAGGGTGACCATGCAGAAGATGGATCCCTACATCAACGTGGACCCCGGGACCATGAACCCCTTTCAGCACGGCGAAGTCTTCGTGACCGACGACGGCACGGAGACCGACCTGGACCTGGGCCATTACGAGCGCTTCGTCGACGAGCACCTGGGAAGGGAGAACAACGTCACCACCGGCAGCGTGTACTGGTCCATCATCACCCGCGAGCGCAAGGGGGAGTTCCTGGGGGGCACGGTTCAGGTCATCCCCCACATCACCAACGAGATCAAGGAGCGCATCCTGCGCCTCACCCGCTCCACGGAGGTGGACGTGGTCATCACGGAGATCGGGGGGACGGTGGGCGACATCGAGAGCCTCCCCTTCCTGGAGGCCATCCGCCAGTTCAAGAAGGACGTGGGACCGGAGAACGTGATGTACGTGCACGTCAGCCTGGTCCCCTACCTGGAGACCACCCGGGAGATGAAGACCAAGCCCACGCAGCACAGCGTAAAGGAGCTGCGTTCCATAGGTATCCAGCCCGACGTCATCGTCTGCCGCTCCAAGGAGCCCATCGGCATGGACCTCAAGGACAAGATATCCCTCCTCTGCGACATCGACATCGAGGCCGTCATATCCGCGCCCACCGCGGACTGTATCTACGAGGTGCCCCTCATCCTCCACGCCGAGGGCCTGGGTGATTACGTGGCCCGGCACCTGGGCCTGGAGGGCCACGAGGAGGATCTCTCGGAATGGGAGGAGATGGTACGCCGCATCAAGGCTGCCGACCGTGACGTGACCATCGGGATAGTGGGCAAGTACGTGGACCTCCCGGACGCCTACCTGTCCATCATCGAAAGCCTCAAGCACGGGGGCTTCGCCCATTCCGCCAGGGTGAACATCGTGTGGGTGGCCTCCGACGACGTCACCCGGGAGAACGCGGAGAGCGTCCTCTCCGGGCTGGACGGTATCCTGGTTCCCGGAGGTTTCGGGGTGCGGGGCGTGGACGGCAAGGTGGAGGCCATCCGTTACGCTCGGGAGAACAACGTTCCCTTCCTGGGCATCTGCCTGGGCCTGCAGTGCGCGGTCATCGAGGCGGCACGCAACCTCTGCGGACTGGAGAAGGCCAACAGTTCCGAGTTCGACCCCGCCACGCCGGACCCGGTAATCGACCTCCTGCCCAGCCAGAGGGACGTGGACGAGATGGGTGGGACCATGCGGCTGGGCCTCTACCCTTGCAAGCTGTCGGAGGACTCCCTGGCCTATTCCTGTTACGGGGAGGAGGTCATCTACGAGCGGCACCGGCACCGCTACGAGGTGAACAATCACTACCGTACTGCGCTGCAGGAGGCGGGGATCGTGTTCTCCGGGGTCTCACCGGACGGGAGGCTGGTGGAGATCATCGAGAGGCGGGACCATCCATGGTTCCTGGCCTGCCAGTTTCACCCGGAGTTCAAGTCCCGTCCCAACCGGCCCCATCCCCTCTTCAGGGAATTCGTGGGCGCCGCCTTGCGCCGGCGCATGGGACAGGCCGAGGCTCCAGATCTCAGGGTAGCGGGCTGA
- a CDS encoding flavodoxin family protein, with protein MEIARVKRESKYVLAFNSSPRKEKGLTALVLERFMAGAASAGAETETVYLAEKKIADCLGCLQCWFKTPGVCRHKDDVPELHAKMLRADVLVYATPLYICTMNAIMKRFLDRIMPLAEPYQHYEDGVCSHPRKDQRENEQRTVLVSTCGFPGLRNFDPLVFTFQRIAEVGGGNLHASILFPSSPLLARDPCPASEQLEHVFRAGREVVGDGISEETRAGYSRPYVDPREYVEEMNAFFRALRENAARPA; from the coding sequence ATGGAGATAGCGAGGGTGAAGAGGGAAAGCAAGTACGTCCTGGCCTTCAACTCCAGCCCCCGCAAGGAGAAGGGGTTGACGGCCCTGGTGCTCGAGCGCTTTATGGCTGGAGCCGCCTCCGCTGGAGCGGAGACGGAGACCGTGTACCTGGCGGAGAAAAAAATCGCCGACTGCCTTGGTTGCCTGCAATGCTGGTTTAAGACCCCGGGTGTGTGCCGTCACAAGGACGACGTTCCGGAGCTGCACGCCAAGATGTTGCGGGCAGACGTCCTGGTTTACGCCACCCCCCTTTACATCTGCACCATGAACGCGATTATGAAACGGTTTTTGGACCGCATCATGCCCCTGGCCGAGCCCTATCAGCATTACGAGGATGGAGTGTGCTCTCACCCCCGCAAAGACCAGCGCGAGAATGAGCAACGCACCGTCCTGGTGTCCACCTGTGGGTTCCCGGGACTCAGGAACTTCGATCCCCTGGTGTTCACCTTCCAGCGCATCGCCGAGGTAGGCGGGGGAAACCTGCACGCCTCCATCCTCTTCCCCTCCTCGCCGCTTCTGGCGCGCGACCCTTGCCCCGCCTCCGAACAGCTGGAGCACGTGTTCCGCGCCGGACGGGAAGTGGTGGGAGACGGTATCAGCGAGGAGACCCGGGCCGGCTACAGCCGTCCCTATGTGGACCCCCGGGAATACGTGGAGGAGATGAACGCCTTTTTCCGCGCCCTGCGCGAGAACGCGGCGCGACCTGCGTAA